Proteins encoded together in one Chitinophaga sp. LS1 window:
- a CDS encoding NUDIX domain-containing protein translates to MKCIYTAGLVVVQNRKLLLAFSKNKQAWYLPGGKIDAGETAVEAMQREVQEELNILIPVEELKWYYHITAPAFGEEDIVMEQDCFLHELNQEVVPSAEIGEVRFFDLESYEREEKQVPGVLIAFGKLKEDGLV, encoded by the coding sequence ATGAAATGTATATATACAGCCGGATTGGTGGTGGTACAAAACAGGAAGTTATTATTGGCTTTTAGTAAGAATAAGCAGGCGTGGTATTTGCCGGGCGGGAAGATTGATGCAGGGGAGACGGCAGTGGAGGCTATGCAGCGGGAGGTGCAGGAGGAGTTGAATATATTGATTCCTGTGGAGGAGTTGAAGTGGTATTATCATATAACGGCGCCGGCATTTGGGGAGGAGGATATAGTGATGGAACAGGATTGTTTTTTACATGAGTTAAATCAGGAGGTGGTGCCTTCGGCGGAGATTGGGGAGGTGAGGTTTTTTGACCTGGAGAGTTATGAGAGGGAGGAGAAGCAGGTGCCGGGCGTGTTGATCGCGTTTGGGAAGTTGAAGGAGGATGGGTTGGTATAA
- a CDS encoding glycoside hydrolase 5 family protein has protein sequence MPRFSMKALWLFLMLCTAKVSAQQEFITKSGHQFSLHNKPYYYIGTNYWYGGLLALQKNGKERLQKELDFLKSQGITNLRVLVGTEGKGLVNGVERVKPAFQYEQGKFNMEILEGLDYLLYEMGKRKMYAVLFLSNNWEWSGGFLQYLSWNGVITDSVMRSKLNWNDLRENTSKFYSCAPCQKDYENQVRLVLNHVNKYTKQQYIEEPSIMAWELANEPRPMMTAAVEAYKMWTLTMARFIKSIDHHHLVTLGTEGIMGTDESADLFKAIHQPKEVDYLTLHIWPKNWGWFKDTSIANSLPGLMAKTQQYIRQHEVIADDLNKPLVVEEFGLPRDQHSFDPASAVYSRNQLYNGVFAEWAKSRKQGGAIAGCNFWAFAGTARPLPGQLFWKEGDDFMGDPPQEEQGLNSVFDTDVLTWKIIHSYILN, from the coding sequence ATGCCACGTTTTTCAATGAAAGCCCTTTGGCTGTTTCTCATGCTATGTACCGCCAAAGTCTCCGCCCAACAGGAATTTATTACAAAGTCCGGGCATCAGTTCTCCCTTCACAACAAACCTTACTACTACATCGGCACGAACTACTGGTATGGCGGTTTGCTCGCCCTGCAAAAAAACGGGAAGGAACGCCTGCAAAAAGAATTGGATTTCCTGAAAAGCCAGGGCATCACCAACCTCCGCGTACTGGTAGGAACAGAGGGCAAAGGATTGGTCAATGGTGTAGAGCGGGTAAAACCTGCCTTCCAGTATGAGCAGGGTAAATTCAATATGGAGATATTGGAAGGTCTTGACTACCTCCTGTACGAAATGGGAAAAAGGAAGATGTATGCCGTTCTATTCCTGAGTAATAACTGGGAATGGAGTGGGGGCTTTTTACAATACCTCAGCTGGAATGGGGTCATTACTGATTCAGTCATGCGTAGCAAATTGAACTGGAATGACCTTCGGGAAAATACCAGCAAATTCTACTCCTGTGCCCCCTGCCAGAAAGATTACGAGAATCAGGTACGATTGGTCCTGAATCATGTAAACAAATATACCAAACAACAGTATATTGAGGAACCATCCATCATGGCCTGGGAATTGGCAAATGAACCACGACCCATGATGACTGCTGCTGTAGAGGCATACAAAATGTGGACCCTCACCATGGCCAGATTCATCAAATCTATAGACCATCATCACCTGGTCACCCTGGGTACTGAAGGTATTATGGGGACAGATGAATCTGCAGACCTGTTTAAAGCGATTCATCAACCTAAAGAAGTCGATTATTTAACATTACATATCTGGCCCAAGAACTGGGGATGGTTTAAGGATACCAGCATTGCCAACAGTCTGCCCGGATTGATGGCAAAGACACAACAATACATCCGGCAACATGAAGTAATCGCTGATGATCTGAATAAACCACTGGTAGTAGAAGAATTTGGCCTGCCCCGTGATCAGCATTCATTTGATCCGGCATCTGCAGTTTATTCACGTAATCAATTGTACAATGGCGTTTTTGCTGAATGGGCCAAAAGCCGTAAACAGGGAGGTGCTATTGCAGGATGTAATTTCTGGGCGTTTGCCGGTACTGCAAGGCCGCTTCCCGGGCAATTATTCTGGAAAGAAGGTGATGACTTCATGGGGGATCCCCCACAGGAAGAACAGGGGTTAAACTCCGTTTTCGATACTGATGTACTCACCTGGAAAATCATCCATTCCTATATATTAAATTAA
- a CDS encoding outer membrane beta-barrel protein translates to MKAKYRRFFQVGNSIIKLVCLSTALMVLQAYAAAQTVDTYVPTIQVTVLDAYNTPIADASLLLYRYKDTVLSATGTTDKNGRYEFAVTPRYAWLLKVSHLQYRDSLYLLDSATLSHPDGVTVQLQTGVAKQLNAVVVTGKAPLIERKIDRVIFNVDNSISLVGGSAWDAVQKAPGVRTSGENRIMLAGGNSAKVMLNGRTLQLSGEDLTNLLKSISSADIARIEVIANPPSMYDAAGGGGLINIVTKRNRVAGISGNIQGSYAQAVFPGYTLGGSVGYTYKKLSMMATLNASKQLTYQTRESFIYYPSQLWLSERGADYVTKSLTGTVAAEYNFNRNQTAGIRYTTSLQKRTTKDGTLTNIYSKDLDSLVQSANRYSNKPESHDLDLYFEQKLDSTGKKIAAGADYFYYHKSNVQELNSYNYLPGGIPTGDSLVARNQSPQTVKVYTAQVDAELPGKQLEIKMGAKVSFINNDSRIAFYNLYKGTPVFDAAKSDSFIYRERVQALYLSAGKHMGHWNLQAGLRGEFTQTTGISQTYQQRNENAYFRLFPTAYLMYQLKGEQQLFFSYGRRIGRPDYAALNPFKSYSSKYYYTAGNPFLQPSYLHVLHLGYQYKELLNSQLSAEIKHNGFDQLRIPDSVTNIIAMEQRNFLNVYSYGIEETLTFSAWRWYENYTYLQVYSNTTISTNAATQKRLSGWSMYISSEQTISWNQARTFQSVVSIWYQAPEINGIDHVGAYYSLDAGCKVSLWKKKVTIALNGKDLLKTNRERYGSVTNGIRQQYSTYYGSRSLRLTLAWKLGGKTRDLKQRNTNGDEKRRAN, encoded by the coding sequence ATGAAAGCTAAATATAGAAGGTTCTTCCAGGTTGGCAACAGCATAATAAAACTTGTCTGCCTTTCAACAGCGTTGATGGTCTTACAAGCTTATGCCGCGGCCCAAACTGTAGATACCTATGTCCCTACGATTCAAGTAACGGTGTTAGATGCGTACAACACACCCATCGCTGATGCAAGCCTGCTATTGTATAGGTATAAAGATACCGTGCTGTCAGCCACAGGAACGACCGATAAGAATGGTAGGTATGAGTTTGCAGTAACGCCCCGTTATGCCTGGCTACTTAAAGTATCCCATCTACAATACAGGGATAGCTTATACTTGCTGGATTCGGCTACATTGTCACATCCGGATGGTGTAACCGTGCAATTGCAAACTGGTGTAGCCAAACAGCTGAATGCCGTAGTCGTGACCGGAAAAGCCCCTCTCATTGAGCGGAAAATAGACCGTGTTATTTTCAATGTTGATAACAGTATCTCATTGGTAGGAGGATCGGCCTGGGATGCTGTTCAGAAAGCACCAGGAGTGAGAACTTCCGGAGAAAACAGGATTATGCTGGCAGGAGGAAACAGTGCAAAGGTTATGCTGAATGGAAGAACCCTGCAGTTGTCAGGAGAAGACCTTACTAATTTATTGAAATCAATTTCATCTGCCGATATTGCCAGAATAGAAGTGATTGCCAATCCACCGTCTATGTACGATGCCGCTGGTGGAGGAGGACTGATCAATATCGTCACCAAAAGAAACAGAGTAGCAGGTATAAGCGGCAATATACAGGGAAGCTACGCACAGGCGGTATTTCCCGGTTATACCTTAGGTGGGAGTGTGGGATATACGTATAAAAAACTCTCCATGATGGCGACGCTGAATGCAAGCAAACAACTGACTTACCAAACCCGCGAAAGCTTTATTTATTATCCCTCCCAGCTATGGCTTAGTGAACGGGGAGCAGATTATGTAACCAAAAGTCTGACCGGTACAGTGGCAGCGGAATATAACTTCAACAGGAATCAAACAGCTGGTATCAGGTACACCACTTCGTTGCAAAAAAGAACAACAAAAGATGGCACACTAACTAACATTTATTCCAAAGACCTTGATTCTCTGGTACAAAGTGCCAATCGTTATTCCAACAAACCGGAGAGTCATGACCTGGATCTTTATTTCGAACAAAAGCTGGATTCAACCGGCAAAAAAATAGCTGCAGGTGCTGATTACTTTTATTATCATAAAAGCAATGTGCAGGAGCTGAATAGTTACAATTATCTGCCTGGAGGTATCCCAACAGGTGACTCATTGGTAGCCAGGAATCAGTCGCCTCAAACGGTGAAGGTGTATACCGCACAGGTAGATGCTGAACTGCCCGGAAAACAGCTCGAAATCAAAATGGGAGCAAAGGTGTCTTTTATTAATAATGACAGCAGAATCGCCTTCTACAACCTCTATAAAGGTACACCTGTTTTCGATGCTGCAAAGAGCGATAGTTTTATCTACAGGGAAAGGGTACAGGCATTGTACCTCAGTGCAGGTAAACACATGGGACACTGGAACCTGCAGGCCGGATTAAGAGGTGAATTTACGCAGACGACAGGGATTTCTCAAACCTATCAGCAACGGAATGAGAATGCTTATTTCAGGCTGTTTCCTACAGCGTATTTAATGTATCAGCTTAAAGGAGAACAACAACTGTTCTTCTCTTATGGCAGAAGAATAGGCCGGCCGGACTATGCAGCACTCAATCCGTTTAAATCTTATTCCAGTAAATACTATTATACGGCAGGCAATCCCTTCCTGCAGCCATCGTACCTGCACGTGCTGCATCTGGGATATCAATACAAAGAGTTGTTGAATTCCCAGTTGTCAGCAGAAATTAAGCACAATGGATTTGACCAGTTACGCATCCCCGATTCTGTGACGAATATCATTGCAATGGAACAACGCAACTTTTTAAACGTCTATAGTTACGGCATCGAGGAGACACTCACTTTTAGTGCGTGGCGGTGGTATGAAAATTATACCTATCTGCAGGTTTATTCAAATACTACCATATCCACAAATGCTGCTACCCAAAAACGGCTGAGTGGATGGAGCATGTATATATCTTCTGAACAGACTATTTCCTGGAACCAGGCCCGTACCTTCCAGAGCGTCGTCTCCATCTGGTACCAGGCTCCTGAGATAAACGGGATAGATCACGTCGGGGCATATTATAGCCTGGATGCAGGTTGTAAAGTATCCCTATGGAAAAAGAAAGTAACAATCGCCCTCAATGGGAAAGACCTGTTAAAGACTAACAGAGAACGCTATGGGAGTGTGACAAATGGTATACGACAACAGTATAGTACTTACTACGGAAGTCGATCCTTACGTCTCACGCTGGCATGGAAACTGGGTGGTAAAACCCGTGACCTGAAACAGCGCAACACTAACGGAGACGAGAAGCGAAGAGCTAATTAA
- a CDS encoding proline iminopeptidase-family hydrolase produces the protein MTRTLLVFAAMSFFACKQPATTPALTSSTEDTTEIKTGGNKLIEVDGKYHVWTKKVGDGKIKVLLLHGGPGFSHDYMECFEDFLPKEGMEIYYYDQLGCGNSDQPSDTTLWTVSNYVEELEQVRKGLHLDSFYIVGHSWGGMLAMEYLHKYQSHVKGAVLSNMTAGMIDYTTYTKQLKEQFFTARDLAVYDSLDKLEKYDSPEYNDLLMNKLYTQAICRLPVESWPEPLLRAFKKANHTIYIQMQGVDEFHVTGNFKNWEFWDKLPDIKTPVMVLGGMHDEMSPEGMKREAQLLPNSRLYLCPNGSHMSMYDDQQRYFTNLVGFLKDVDGGKFVADKK, from the coding sequence ATGACAAGAACACTTTTAGTTTTCGCGGCAATGTCCTTTTTTGCCTGCAAGCAACCTGCTACTACCCCAGCTCTAACATCAAGTACTGAAGACACAACCGAAATTAAAACCGGAGGGAACAAATTGATCGAAGTAGATGGTAAATACCATGTATGGACCAAAAAAGTGGGTGATGGTAAAATTAAAGTATTACTATTACACGGAGGCCCTGGTTTTAGCCATGATTACATGGAATGTTTCGAAGATTTTCTGCCTAAAGAAGGGATGGAGATCTACTACTATGACCAGTTAGGATGCGGCAATTCTGACCAGCCATCTGACACCACCCTTTGGACGGTATCCAATTATGTGGAGGAATTAGAACAGGTGCGGAAAGGCCTGCATCTGGATAGTTTTTATATAGTCGGTCATTCATGGGGCGGCATGCTGGCTATGGAGTACTTGCATAAGTATCAATCCCATGTTAAAGGTGCTGTATTATCCAATATGACAGCCGGGATGATTGATTATACCACCTATACCAAACAACTGAAGGAGCAATTCTTCACAGCAAGAGATCTTGCTGTTTATGATTCATTGGATAAATTAGAAAAATATGACTCGCCTGAGTACAATGACTTGTTGATGAATAAGCTATATACACAGGCGATTTGCAGGTTACCAGTGGAAAGTTGGCCGGAGCCTTTGCTCAGAGCGTTTAAGAAGGCGAATCATACGATTTATATACAGATGCAGGGAGTAGATGAATTTCATGTGACCGGGAATTTTAAGAACTGGGAATTCTGGGATAAACTGCCGGATATTAAGACACCTGTGATGGTGTTAGGAGGGATGCATGATGAAATGAGTCCGGAGGGTATGAAGCGGGAAGCGCAGTTATTGCCGAATAGCAGATTGTATTTGTGTCCGAATGGGTCTCATATGTCTATGTATGATGATCAGCAGCGGTATTTTACGAATCTGGTGGGTTTTTTGAAGGATGTGGATGGTGGAAAGTTTGTGGCGGATAAGAAGTAA
- a CDS encoding glycoside hydrolase family 3 N-terminal domain-containing protein has protein sequence MKKLLLSVAITAATFNGYTQSIDQKVASLVAKMTLEEKAGQMTQISVEAFLKTTNGQVNEPHEFDMGKLEEAIKKYKVGSILNVGGYAQTVEVWRNRIETIQKIALQERLKIPVLYGIDAIRGNNYTLNSVMFPQQIAQAASFNPAMAKKAAAVTAYETRASFIPWNFSPVLDLGRQPVWPRIWETYGEDPYLVSEMGKAVVQGYQGDDVVTDKYHVAACLKHYMGYSMPLSGHDRTPAWIPEREMREYFLPQFAAAVKAGAKSVMVNSAEINGVPVHANKHILTDILKGELGFKGLVVSDWQDIQYLYQRHRIAKDNKEAVMIAINAGIDMSMVPTDYTFTTDLIELVKEGKIPMSRIDDAVKRILKVKFETGLFDNPVGKASDYPLFNGEAHNKLNYDLAAECITLLKNTNNILPLTPGKKILVAGPSANSMRSLNGGWARIWQGITSDETEKDKNTILEAVQHVFGAANVVYSAGVDFDKTIDITDAVSKAANVDVIVLCIGETSYTETPGNIGDLRISDSQIELTRALAATGKPIVFVLTEGRPRIISSIEPLSAAVIHSYLSGNEGGNVIADVLAGKINPSGKLPYTYPRSTNSLINYYHKYTETLQFDEMAGYNPQWEFGYGLSYTQFSYANLTISNKTLTAAKAITITVDVTNTGKVVGKEAVLLYVSDEVASITPEVKRLRAFEKIELQPGQTKTVSFTIDKERLSFINAQLQRVTEPGDFSVSVGGLKAAFKYE, from the coding sequence ATGAAAAAATTACTCTTATCTGTTGCAATTACTGCGGCCACCTTCAATGGGTATACCCAATCCATCGATCAGAAAGTAGCGTCGCTGGTAGCGAAGATGACACTTGAAGAAAAAGCAGGACAGATGACCCAGATCAGTGTGGAAGCTTTTTTGAAAACTACAAATGGTCAGGTGAACGAGCCTCATGAATTTGACATGGGCAAATTAGAGGAAGCCATCAAAAAATATAAAGTAGGTTCTATTCTGAATGTAGGTGGCTATGCACAAACAGTAGAAGTCTGGAGGAACAGGATTGAGACTATCCAGAAAATTGCTTTGCAGGAACGTCTTAAAATCCCCGTTCTGTATGGCATTGACGCCATCAGGGGGAATAATTATACTTTAAATTCAGTGATGTTCCCTCAGCAGATTGCACAAGCGGCTTCTTTTAATCCTGCTATGGCTAAAAAGGCTGCAGCTGTTACTGCTTATGAAACACGTGCTTCCTTTATTCCCTGGAATTTTAGTCCGGTGCTTGATCTTGGCCGTCAGCCTGTATGGCCCCGTATATGGGAGACCTATGGTGAAGACCCTTATCTGGTCAGCGAAATGGGCAAAGCCGTGGTACAGGGATACCAGGGGGATGATGTCGTAACCGACAAATACCACGTTGCCGCCTGCCTGAAACATTATATGGGCTACAGCATGCCTTTAAGCGGACATGATCGTACCCCTGCCTGGATACCTGAAAGAGAAATGCGTGAATACTTCCTGCCTCAGTTTGCCGCCGCTGTAAAAGCCGGTGCAAAAAGTGTGATGGTAAACAGCGCGGAAATAAATGGAGTACCTGTTCATGCCAACAAACATATTTTAACAGATATCCTGAAAGGTGAACTGGGATTCAAGGGACTGGTAGTGAGTGACTGGCAGGATATCCAATATCTTTATCAGCGTCACAGAATAGCAAAGGACAACAAAGAAGCGGTGATGATTGCTATTAATGCCGGTATTGATATGAGCATGGTGCCTACTGATTACACATTTACTACCGACCTTATCGAACTGGTAAAAGAAGGGAAGATCCCTATGTCACGTATCGATGATGCGGTAAAAAGAATACTGAAAGTGAAATTTGAAACCGGTCTTTTTGATAACCCGGTAGGCAAAGCCAGCGACTATCCATTGTTTAATGGCGAAGCGCATAATAAACTAAACTATGACCTGGCTGCTGAATGTATCACATTGCTGAAAAACACAAATAACATCCTGCCATTGACACCGGGTAAAAAGATATTGGTAGCAGGTCCTTCTGCCAATTCAATGCGTTCTCTAAATGGTGGATGGGCACGTATCTGGCAGGGTATTACCAGCGATGAAACTGAAAAAGATAAGAACACCATCCTCGAAGCAGTTCAGCATGTATTTGGTGCTGCTAATGTTGTGTATAGTGCAGGTGTTGATTTTGATAAAACCATCGATATCACGGATGCGGTATCAAAGGCGGCCAATGTAGATGTGATCGTACTTTGTATTGGTGAAACCAGTTATACCGAAACACCGGGCAACATCGGCGATCTGCGGATATCTGATTCACAGATTGAACTGACACGTGCTTTAGCTGCGACCGGCAAACCTATTGTGTTTGTATTGACAGAAGGTCGTCCACGTATCATCTCTTCAATAGAACCACTGAGTGCTGCTGTCATCCATTCCTACCTGTCAGGAAATGAAGGGGGAAATGTGATTGCAGATGTGCTGGCTGGTAAGATCAATCCTTCCGGAAAACTGCCTTACACCTATCCCCGTTCCACCAATAGCCTGATCAATTATTATCATAAATATACTGAGACATTGCAGTTTGATGAAATGGCGGGATACAATCCGCAGTGGGAATTTGGATATGGATTGAGTTATACGCAATTCTCTTATGCCAACCTTACAATCAGCAATAAAACATTGACAGCTGCAAAAGCGATTACCATAACTGTCGATGTGACAAATACCGGGAAAGTAGTGGGTAAAGAGGCGGTATTATTATATGTAAGTGATGAAGTCGCTTCTATTACGCCTGAAGTAAAGCGTTTGCGTGCATTTGAAAAAATAGAATTGCAACCGGGGCAGACGAAGACAGTTTCTTTCACGATAGATAAAGAAAGACTTTCTTTTATCAATGCACAACTACAGCGGGTGACAGAGCCGGGTGATTTCTCCGTTTCTGTAGGAGGGTTGAAAGCGGCATTTAAATATGAGTAA
- a CDS encoding pyrimidine/purine nucleoside phosphorylase: MSTVSHNVYFEGKVQSLGIDVEKGKATVGVMKKGTYVFNTGSPETMVIVLGEMSAKVKGGEWVKYKQNERFEVAANSSFEVNCDTDVAYICYYN; the protein is encoded by the coding sequence ATGAGTACAGTTTCGCACAATGTATATTTTGAAGGAAAAGTGCAAAGCCTCGGCATCGATGTAGAAAAAGGGAAAGCAACTGTCGGCGTGATGAAAAAGGGAACGTATGTATTTAACACCGGATCGCCTGAAACAATGGTCATTGTGTTAGGCGAAATGAGTGCAAAAGTGAAAGGTGGTGAGTGGGTGAAATACAAGCAGAACGAGCGTTTTGAGGTGGCTGCAAACTCTTCATTTGAAGTAAATTGCGACACAGATGTAGCATATATCTGTTACTACAATTAA
- a CDS encoding M28 family metallopeptidase, with product MRKDIFLFSFSTLLCFAGQVNSQSKKVPIEAIQQAEIKRDLFTLADDHFRGREAGTLDELKASMWVAEQARKAGLEPAGDDGTYFQFYSLLRERVNDHSTVKIGDRTFSLWKDMIIWEPGFASVDAPIVFVNDPLTVDEATVKGKVVALQFTEQDLTDPRKIIPWRYVTLVVQNCVKKIAAKGAKAIIFVSDDRAQQAWARAVQDRMRGTYRIEGRPSRQLLNGIPIIWIGADALDLVRVPNQQFQANIYAEAFTYPSVNVVAKVKGSDPKLANEYVLFSGHTDHDGVRNIEPGKDSILNGADDNATACVALLAIGRAFHQQPGKRSALFVWHGAEERGLLGSYYFAEHPTVPQESLVAVLNADMIGMNSPDSAGLLGITPPHLNSSDLANIALAENAKGPKFKLDTEWDKASHFEGFYFRSDHLPYVRKNIPAIFFTTLTHPRYHTPADEAATINIEKLTKMTRWMYATGFGVANAANRPKIVDGFKLEK from the coding sequence ATGAGAAAAGATATTTTTCTATTTTCTTTTAGTACACTCCTGTGCTTTGCCGGTCAGGTAAATTCACAATCAAAAAAAGTACCCATTGAGGCTATTCAACAGGCAGAAATAAAACGCGACCTCTTTACCCTTGCCGATGATCACTTCAGAGGCCGTGAAGCAGGTACCCTCGATGAATTAAAAGCTTCCATGTGGGTAGCAGAACAAGCACGCAAAGCCGGCCTGGAACCCGCTGGTGACGATGGCACTTATTTCCAGTTTTATTCCTTATTACGCGAACGTGTAAATGATCACAGCACCGTAAAGATCGGAGACCGCACATTTTCTCTCTGGAAAGATATGATCATATGGGAACCAGGCTTTGCTTCAGTAGATGCTCCCATCGTATTTGTAAATGATCCCTTAACAGTGGATGAAGCTACAGTAAAGGGAAAGGTCGTAGCACTACAATTCACAGAACAGGATCTGACCGACCCACGCAAAATTATTCCATGGAGATACGTAACACTTGTCGTACAAAACTGTGTCAAAAAAATCGCAGCCAAAGGTGCAAAGGCAATTATATTTGTTTCAGATGACAGAGCGCAACAAGCCTGGGCCAGAGCCGTTCAGGACCGTATGCGTGGCACCTACCGAATTGAAGGCAGACCATCCAGACAATTATTAAACGGTATCCCTATTATTTGGATAGGCGCTGATGCCCTCGATCTCGTGCGTGTTCCAAATCAACAATTTCAGGCAAACATATATGCGGAAGCATTCACTTATCCATCTGTGAATGTAGTAGCGAAAGTGAAAGGTAGTGATCCCAAACTGGCCAATGAATATGTATTGTTCAGCGGTCACACAGACCATGATGGCGTACGCAACATTGAACCGGGAAAAGATTCTATCTTAAATGGAGCTGATGACAATGCAACCGCCTGCGTGGCACTGCTGGCCATCGGCCGTGCGTTTCACCAACAACCTGGTAAACGTAGTGCGCTGTTCGTATGGCATGGCGCAGAAGAACGTGGACTACTGGGTAGCTATTATTTCGCGGAACACCCTACTGTGCCACAGGAATCGCTGGTAGCTGTGCTGAATGCTGATATGATAGGCATGAATTCTCCTGACAGTGCAGGTTTACTGGGTATCACACCTCCACATCTGAACTCATCAGACCTGGCAAACATCGCATTGGCAGAAAATGCCAAAGGGCCAAAATTCAAACTGGATACTGAATGGGACAAGGCTTCCCATTTTGAAGGATTCTATTTCCGCAGTGACCATTTGCCATATGTGAGAAAGAATATTCCTGCGATTTTCTTCACCACGCTCACGCATCCGCGTTATCATACACCTGCTGATGAAGCTGCAACTATCAATATTGAGAAGCTGACGAAAATGACCCGCTGGATGTATGCAACAGGGTTTGGGGTAGCAAATGCGGCCAACAGACCGAAAATTGTAGATGGATTTAAGCTGGAAAAATAG